One window of the Acaryochloris sp. CCMEE 5410 genome contains the following:
- a CDS encoding nuclear transport factor 2 family protein, with protein MSTNHNQQRILEFYAAFDNRQIDQALEMLAPNFVAHMAGMPDPLDGSMSPLQASIYTHLRNPC; from the coding sequence ATGAGTACCAATCACAATCAACAACGCATCCTTGAGTTTTACGCTGCCTTTGATAACCGCCAGATTGATCAAGCTTTAGAGATGTTGGCTCCTAATTTTGTTGCCCATATGGCTGGCATGCCAGACCCCTTGGACGGGAGCATGTCACCTTTGCAAGCTAGTATTTATACTCATCTCAGAAATCCTTGCTAG
- a CDS encoding ISL3 family transposase encodes MDNSIRIPLNLPDVRVLELTKTERGDWLIKIESTLQGTTCHQCGREITDLHCHDQPFRIRHLPLFEVPVYLEIRPKRYRCRYCDDHPTTTQHLEWHEPRSSNTKAYEHWLLRILINSTVSDVARKLGVSEDIVSGIIDRWIAAQVDWSEYADLKVIGMDEISLKRGHRDFVVLVTIPTTDGVDILAVLADRKQQTVANFLKSIPINLRQTIERVCTDMYQGFVSAVREQLPQAKIVIDRFHVTKAYRNCADTVRKREVKRLRRELSKQEYDSIKGAMWPFRKRPENLKESEQQLLERLFAYSPQLKQAYDLREKFTQIFEGRYTKHGAKCAIRAWCKQVLKSDIKEFDSFLTTINNWMDEMTNYFLEGWTSGFVEGFNNRVKVLKRRCYGIFDIERLFQRISLDLNGYQTFAVT; translated from the coding sequence ATGGATAACTCAATTCGCATCCCGCTCAACCTTCCTGATGTTCGAGTTCTAGAGCTAACGAAGACTGAGAGAGGGGATTGGCTCATCAAAATTGAGAGTACGCTTCAAGGAACAACCTGTCATCAATGCGGACGTGAGATTACTGACCTCCATTGTCATGATCAGCCTTTTCGGATTCGTCACCTGCCATTATTTGAAGTCCCCGTTTACTTAGAAATTCGGCCCAAGCGTTATCGATGCAGGTATTGCGATGACCATCCCACAACAACTCAACATTTAGAATGGCACGAACCTCGCAGTTCCAATACAAAAGCATATGAGCATTGGCTTCTGCGAATTTTGATCAATTCAACGGTCTCAGATGTTGCCAGAAAACTAGGCGTTAGTGAGGATATCGTCAGTGGAATCATTGATCGTTGGATTGCCGCTCAAGTTGACTGGAGCGAATATGCAGACCTCAAAGTTATTGGGATGGATGAGATTTCTCTCAAACGAGGCCATCGTGATTTTGTGGTTTTGGTCACGATTCCTACGACAGATGGGGTGGACATATTGGCAGTTCTAGCCGACCGTAAACAGCAGACAGTGGCCAATTTTCTTAAATCAATTCCCATCAATTTACGCCAAACCATTGAGCGCGTCTGTACGGACATGTACCAAGGATTTGTCAGTGCAGTCCGAGAACAATTGCCGCAAGCCAAAATTGTCATTGACCGCTTTCATGTGACCAAAGCCTATCGTAATTGTGCCGATACGGTTCGTAAACGTGAGGTCAAACGTCTACGACGAGAGCTCTCTAAGCAAGAGTATGACAGCATCAAAGGCGCGATGTGGCCTTTTAGAAAACGACCAGAGAATCTGAAAGAGTCAGAGCAACAACTCCTTGAGCGATTGTTTGCTTATTCTCCACAACTGAAACAGGCATATGATCTCCGAGAGAAATTCACGCAGATATTTGAGGGCAGGTACACCAAGCACGGAGCTAAATGTGCCATCCGAGCCTGGTGTAAACAAGTACTCAAAAGTGATATCAAGGAATTTGATAGTTTTCTGACTACTATCAATAATTGGATGGACGAGATGACCAACTATTTCCTGGAGGGGTGGACCAGTGGCTTTGTGGAAGGATTTAATAACCGAGTCAAGGTCTTAAAAAGGCGATGCTACGGTATTTTCGATATTGAAAGACTCTTCCAAAGAATTTCTCTTGACCTCAATGGGTATCAGACATTTGCTGTGACCTAA
- a CDS encoding LuxR C-terminal-related transcriptional regulator has protein sequence MITIQALFAAIHQAPTEQTLRQKVIPQLGHYFASTRQGLFFFDQLPMLEPRLQQVMDRALSLDHNPVVRYITERHAPVHESLVTSPKVWRLICPRLDHWHVMAGPLVNQGQLVGAVGLTREQAKPAFDSQDLADLSAICLHLSTWVAAVKRQENAQKQECLTPRELEIAELVASGLTNAAIGRELWITENSVKQALKRMFRKLEVSSRAELVAQLFTVTQPKANHHLSLKS, from the coding sequence ATGATCACGATTCAAGCGTTGTTTGCCGCCATTCATCAAGCCCCCACCGAACAAACATTGCGACAAAAAGTCATTCCCCAACTGGGCCATTACTTTGCCAGTACACGGCAAGGGCTATTTTTCTTCGATCAGCTACCCATGCTGGAACCTCGGCTACAACAAGTGATGGACCGCGCCCTTTCTCTTGACCACAATCCTGTGGTTCGATATATCACCGAGCGTCATGCGCCCGTACACGAATCCTTAGTCACTTCCCCCAAAGTCTGGCGACTGATTTGCCCTCGTTTAGATCACTGGCATGTAATGGCCGGTCCACTGGTGAACCAAGGGCAGCTAGTGGGGGCCGTGGGGCTGACTCGGGAGCAAGCTAAACCTGCTTTTGATAGCCAAGACTTAGCGGATTTAAGCGCCATTTGCCTGCATCTGTCGACTTGGGTGGCTGCCGTTAAACGCCAAGAAAATGCCCAGAAACAAGAATGCTTAACGCCTCGTGAGTTGGAAATAGCCGAGCTGGTGGCCTCGGGGTTAACCAATGCGGCCATTGGTCGTGAACTGTGGATTACGGAAAACTCTGTTAAACAGGCCCTCAAGCGGATGTTTCGCAAGCTGGAGGTATCATCACGAGCAGAGTTGGTTGCCCAGCTCTTTACGGTGACTCAACCCAAGGCTAACCATCACCTCAGTCTTAAATCCTGA
- a CDS encoding ester cyclase yields MTCSPLDAEAFKAFGMNFYAAFTDSHHQFEQVIATDDQVITCGTFHATHLGEFQGLPPTGKRVKLEVMHIDRLEQGEIVEHWGQGDALGLMQQLGIVFLPGPKLVPTLLKVGVSKVLKRFSP; encoded by the coding sequence GTGACATGCTCCCCCTTGGACGCCGAAGCCTTCAAAGCCTTTGGCATGAACTTTTATGCCGCCTTTACCGATAGCCACCATCAGTTTGAACAAGTAATTGCAACGGACGATCAAGTGATTACCTGTGGGACATTCCATGCCACCCATTTGGGAGAATTTCAAGGACTCCCACCGACGGGGAAACGGGTCAAGCTGGAGGTGATGCATATTGACCGCCTAGAACAGGGGGAAATTGTCGAACATTGGGGGCAGGGAGATGCGTTGGGGTTAATGCAGCAATTAGGGATTGTATTTTTACCCGGACCAAAGTTAGTGCCAACGTTGTTGAAAGTTGGCGTCTCAAAGGTGCTTAAAAGATTCTCCCCATAG
- a CDS encoding sulfurtransferase: MSQYAHPEVLVDTQWLMEHLHDSNLRILEVDMSPEAYDNAHIPGAVFMTIAELMRPDLSLNLDPVAFSALLGKSGIDANTTVVAYGNYPGTGAFIFWLFRLFGHQNIVVLNGGYQQWIAQGGAVVSELSTFPATEYRVQGPDANLRVLSAEVLAALERPDQILLDVRTEAEYAGELYLMEPPQGDEVGGHIPGAVHLDHAETLNEDGTFKSADVLLSLFQQRGITPDKEIFPYCAIGGRSAYVWFVLTYLLGYPQVRNYDGSWQEWSRLPEVPIERG, from the coding sequence ATGTCTCAATACGCCCATCCCGAAGTCTTAGTGGATACCCAATGGCTGATGGAACATCTCCACGACTCCAACCTCCGCATTCTTGAGGTGGATATGAGTCCAGAGGCTTATGACAATGCCCATATTCCCGGTGCGGTCTTTATGACGATCGCTGAACTGATGCGGCCAGATTTGTCTCTCAATTTAGATCCAGTCGCCTTTAGTGCATTGCTGGGCAAGTCTGGGATTGATGCCAATACAACCGTTGTTGCCTACGGTAACTACCCTGGCACGGGGGCCTTTATATTTTGGCTATTTCGGCTCTTTGGCCATCAAAATATTGTGGTGCTTAACGGAGGATATCAGCAATGGATCGCCCAAGGAGGAGCGGTAGTTTCAGAGCTTTCTACTTTCCCAGCTACGGAGTATCGGGTGCAAGGACCGGATGCCAATTTACGAGTTTTGTCAGCCGAAGTATTGGCTGCGCTAGAGAGACCGGATCAAATTCTGCTAGATGTGAGAACAGAGGCGGAATATGCGGGTGAACTATACCTGATGGAGCCACCTCAAGGGGATGAAGTTGGGGGCCATATTCCGGGTGCGGTGCATCTGGACCATGCCGAGACGCTGAATGAGGATGGCACATTCAAGTCGGCGGATGTGCTACTCTCTCTTTTTCAGCAACGAGGCATTACACCCGATAAAGAGATATTTCCCTACTGTGCGATTGGTGGGCGATCTGCCTATGTCTGGTTTGTTTTGACCTATCTATTGGGCTATCCCCAAGTTCGGAATTATGACGGCTCTTGGCAGGAGTGGAGTCGATTACCTGAAGTTCCAATTGAGCGAGGGTAG